The Salvelinus fontinalis isolate EN_2023a chromosome 34, ASM2944872v1, whole genome shotgun sequence region CCGTAGCGTAAtttcattttattgatggcaatttgaatacacagagatactgtgacgagttcccgaggcccattgtcgtgccattcatccgctgccatcacctcatgtttcagcatgataatgcacaaccCCATGCCGCAAGGATCTGTTCACATTTCCTGGAAgcggaaaatgtcccagttcttccatggcctgcatactcaccagacacgtcacccattgagcatgtttgggatgctctggatcggcgTGTACGACAGCGccttccagttcccgccaatatccagcaacttcgcacaaccattgaagaggagtgggacaacattccacaggccacaatcaacagtctgatcaactctTTATTCGCGCTGCATGAAGAAAATGGtggccagatactgactggttttatgaTCCAGGCACCTACCTTTTTTCAAGGTTTCTGTGACCAacggatgcatatctgtattcccagtcatgtgaaatccatagatgagggcctaattaatttatttcaattgactgatttccttatatgaactgtaactcagtaaaatattttaaattgttgcgtttttatattttttgttaatTATAAATTCGGAATTTACAACTAGGCAGTATTTACATCTGTTCTCCTTCTCCAGTGTTGCGCAGCCCTTTGAGCCAAGCTGTACCCTGCCCTCCCTACTGATTGTTTTGGGAGGTGGGCAGGGCGGGCAATGTTCTGTGAGTCAGGCTGGTGCCAGGGCAGGAAGCATAGGGGTGGCGGCAGAGGGACGACTGGGAAGTCTTCTCTAAAGATAATGGTGGCAGCCAGTCGGCCGCCCAGTCGTGACAATGACATCATCTCGCATGTTAGAGGGTGGAAGGATGCAGCAGGCGTCTGAGCGAGGAGTCACTCAGTCAGGACGGTAGAGGGTGGGGGACAAGATGGTGCTAGTCCTTTTTAAAGGGCAGATAAAAGCTTCCCACAAGCCTAGTGCTGTTGTCACCTTGGAACCAAACGCTATCTAGAATCTCAGCAGTCTGAGAATGAAACGGGTGTAACGATAGATATCTGACTTCAAATAAGAATCAATGGCTGATTTGTCTTCATGATTATGTACAAGGCCCTTTGTTTCAATGTGGATTAACTTCCTCTGCAAAGTTTGAGAAAATAACATATTTGCTGTCATCTCTCTCTTGGATTCACCTGAAACCGTGGGGCTATATTCAATGGTAGCATGGAATGGGGAAATCTTGTCTGTTTTATTAGAATGAACATAActttaacattttattttgtataaGATTGGCCTATTTGGGGAGTGAAACAACTGTTCAGGGTGTGTTtaattgtttctctctctctgtctgtgtgtgggtgtgtgtgtgtgtgtgtgtgtgtgtgtgtgtgtgtgtgtgtgtgtgtgtgtttgtgcgctcTCTCCAGTGTTGGAGAACGATCTGCAGGTCAGAATCGACCAGATCTTCAGCCATTTGGAACGTCTGGAAATCCTGGCTAGCAAAGACCCGCCAAACCGCCGTCAGAACGCCAAACTGTGAGTACTCACAAACTGCATCGGTGACCCAATAACACCAGAGATGGCATGGCGATGAATGTTTCATAAAGATGGGTGGGACCGGGACGAGGTCGCAGCTAGATGAAGCAGGCAGTGTGTTTCTCATCCCCTGTGGCGACGCGGCTCTGTGAAAACATTCCCTCGGAAGCCCCGGCATTCCTGCAGCGTTGGGcaaggcgtcactacagagctGGGTAAACAGGCCCCAGGGGACAAACTGCTGCGCCCCGTCCCACAGCTCTCCTCTGATCTCAGGACAGCTACAGTACTCTGGGGCCGCGGGGCTGAGCCACGAGCAGGTGATGCtcaggaggagtgggagagaaggGTGGAGGGAGACAGGCCCTCAGGTGTTTCAGCCAGGTGGAGAAGTAAGACAGATTGGGAAGAAGGGAGGCATGTTGACTTATCTTAGTGACGATAGAAAGCTTTTATTGAGAGCTAGAAGACATCCATACAGAGCATACCAAGGGAGATGTCATGAGTTAGTGAAGAAGGAGTGACTAAACCACAGTCCTGAAATGCTGGATGGGGCTGGAGGCAAAGGCTGCCATTTTTACCCTCTGAGATTTCCTCTGCCATTATTCGGCTGGGGGGTAAGAAgaatgttgtctctgtctgtcccctccgcAGGCGGGTAGACCAGCTGAAGTATGATGTTCAGCACCTCCAGACGGCGCTGAGGAACTTTCAGCACCGTCGCTACTCACGAGAGACCCAGGACCGAGAGAGGGAGGAGCTCATGAGTCGTACCTTCACCACCAACGTCAGTAGTAGTGGCCCACACCAAAACcacatgtaatcatcagaacacACTCATCTCCCATGTAGAACTACAGTAATGTCTACACTCATGTAATGATAACCTAAAACATGCATGCAAACTCTTGCTTGACACTCCGCTACTGGTGTAACATGGGCAATAAAAccgaaatacatttttttagggGAACATTGTTGAGATGTTACCGGTATTGTCCCCTACAGGATGCAGACACCTCCATCCCCATAGACGAGACGTTGCAGTTGAACTCCAACCTGAACAACGCACACAGAGGCATGGACGACCTCCTGGGCAGCGGCAGCAGCATCCTCACCGGACTCAGGGACCAGAGGGGCAcgctcaaggtgtgtgtgtgtttgcttacatacgggcctttcccaacaatgcagagagaaaaacttagagaataaatacacaatgagtaacgataacttggctatatacacggggtaccagtaccgatgtgcaggggtacgatgtaattgaggtagat contains the following coding sequences:
- the LOC129833040 gene encoding Golgi SNAP receptor complex member 2-like, which gives rise to METLYHQTNKQIQEVQSLMGRLENTDRQSVHLLENDLQVRIDQIFSHLERLEILASKDPPNRRQNAKLRVDQLKYDVQHLQTALRNFQHRRYSRETQDREREELMSRTFTTNDADTSIPIDETLQLNSNLNNAHRGMDDLLGSGSSILTGLRDQRGTLKGTHKKMLDVANMLGLSNTVMRLIEKRATQDKFVMIGGMLLTCVVMFLVVKYLG